The Streptomyces cynarae genome contains a region encoding:
- a CDS encoding IclR family transcriptional regulator: MSQTVDRALSILPLLAEGPADLGQVADRLGVHKSTALRLLRTLDEHGLVYRQSDQRYRLGARLFALAQEAMENLDIREIAHPHLVRLNEECGHTVHLAVYEENEVLYIDKVDSRYPVRMYSRIGKPVAITVAAVAKLLLADLPDAERRALAEKLDYPHYTARSTPNAAAFLRELEQVREQGWATDLGGHEESINCVAAPICGADGRVVAAMSVSAPNVVVTAEELLTLLPQVRRTADAISGEYSGRTPVRDPE, encoded by the coding sequence ATGAGCCAGACCGTCGACCGGGCGCTGAGCATCCTGCCGCTGCTCGCGGAGGGACCCGCCGATCTCGGGCAGGTCGCCGACCGGCTCGGCGTGCACAAGTCCACCGCGCTACGCCTGCTGCGGACCCTCGACGAGCACGGCCTGGTCTACCGCCAGTCCGACCAGCGCTACCGCCTCGGCGCCCGTCTCTTCGCCCTCGCCCAGGAGGCGATGGAGAACCTCGACATCCGCGAGATCGCCCACCCCCACCTCGTCCGCCTCAACGAGGAGTGCGGCCACACCGTGCACCTCGCCGTCTACGAGGAGAACGAGGTGCTGTACATCGACAAGGTGGACAGCCGCTACCCGGTCCGCATGTACTCCCGGATCGGCAAGCCCGTCGCCATCACCGTCGCGGCCGTGGCCAAGCTGCTCCTCGCCGACCTGCCCGACGCCGAGCGCCGCGCCCTCGCGGAGAAGCTCGACTACCCCCACTACACGGCCCGTTCCACCCCCAACGCTGCAGCGTTCCTGCGCGAGTTGGAGCAGGTGCGCGAACAGGGCTGGGCCACCGACCTCGGCGGCCACGAGGAGTCCATCAACTGCGTCGCCGCCCCCATCTGCGGCGCCGACGGACGGGTGGTCGCCGCCATGTCGGTCTCCGCACCGAACGTCGTCGTCACCGCCGAGGAACTCCTCACCCTGCTCCCGCAGGTGCGCCGTACCGCGGACGCGATCAGCGGCGAGTACTCCGGCAGAACACCAGTAAGGGACCCCGAATGA
- a CDS encoding sugar kinase — MTTGGSRKAPDVVDVVALGESMVTFLPTVPGRLADVPSFERAIGGAESNVACVLAAAGHSARWVSRVGADGFGDHLVATIGAYGVDVSSVRRDAARPTGVYFRTAGDRATDAHEVAYYRAGSAASAMTVDTVDLDAVRAGRVLHLSGITAALSGPCLDLLRELTAPSLGRPLVSFDVNLRPGLWRDAAGARVLLELARGADIVFVGDDEAREAWGLHGARAVREALPEPEIVVVKQGRGGATALGKDTDGAGEDATGAATFVPALDVDVVAAVGAGDAFAAGFLSATLRGLPVRDRLRHGHLMAAAALTVPGDLATPPARDHADRLAALDDTAWGTLRLGPGWTEAAPRAEEEVVTP; from the coding sequence GTGACCACCGGCGGATCCCGCAAGGCCCCCGACGTCGTGGACGTCGTCGCGCTCGGCGAGTCCATGGTCACGTTCCTGCCCACGGTGCCGGGGCGGCTCGCCGACGTTCCGTCCTTCGAGCGCGCCATCGGCGGCGCCGAGTCCAACGTGGCCTGCGTGCTCGCGGCCGCCGGGCACTCCGCGCGCTGGGTGAGCCGGGTCGGCGCGGACGGCTTCGGCGACCACCTCGTCGCGACGATCGGGGCGTACGGCGTCGACGTGTCGTCCGTACGGCGGGACGCGGCGCGGCCCACCGGGGTCTACTTCCGCACGGCCGGGGACCGGGCCACCGACGCCCACGAGGTGGCGTACTACCGGGCCGGCTCGGCGGCCTCCGCGATGACGGTGGACACCGTCGACCTGGACGCCGTGCGCGCCGGCCGCGTGCTGCACCTGTCCGGGATCACGGCCGCGCTGTCCGGGCCCTGCCTGGACCTGCTGCGCGAGCTGACCGCGCCCAGCCTCGGCCGCCCGCTGGTCTCCTTCGACGTCAACCTCCGTCCCGGACTCTGGCGCGACGCGGCGGGAGCCCGGGTGCTGCTGGAACTGGCGCGGGGCGCGGACATCGTGTTCGTGGGGGACGACGAGGCACGCGAGGCGTGGGGACTGCACGGCGCCCGGGCCGTCCGGGAGGCGCTGCCCGAACCGGAGATCGTCGTCGTCAAGCAGGGCCGGGGCGGGGCGACGGCGCTCGGCAAGGACACCGACGGCGCGGGCGAGGACGCCACGGGCGCCGCCACCTTCGTGCCCGCGCTGGACGTCGACGTCGTGGCCGCCGTCGGAGCCGGGGACGCCTTCGCCGCCGGTTTTCTCTCCGCGACCCTGCGCGGACTGCCCGTCCGGGACCGGCTGCGCCACGGCCACCTGATGGCCGCCGCCGCGCTCACCGTCCCCGGCGACCTCGCCACGCCCCCCGCCCGCGACCACGCCGACCGCCTGGCCGCCCTCGACGACACCGCGTGGGGGACACTTCGACTCGGCCCCGGCTGGACCGAAGCCGCACCGCGGGCCGAGGAGGAGGTAGTCACGCCATGA
- a CDS encoding amino acid deaminase, which translates to MGTEALVHLADERVDHRFKGLPPDAEGLTVGELAAQRRNLFTGGFTTPVLALSAERLEHNLTLMETYAARHGLAFAPHGKTSMAPQLFHRQIEHGAWGITLAMPHQVRVAREFGIQRVFLANELLDPAALRWVADQLAADADFRFICYVDSVRGVELMDAALTGTARPVDVVVELAAGEGARTGVRTEAECAAVADAVAATTTLRLVGVAGYEGEVPQPDPDRVRAWLRRLVALAVDLDMAGRFAGCDEIVVSAGGSAWFDAVADVFTEIPELSATVLKLLRSGAYVSHDDGHYRRITPFTRIPEEGVLEPAFRLWAQVVSRPSPEQAFVNAGKRDAAYDLDLPFAQVVRRDGEERPATGVSVTALSDQHAWLRTTPEADVEVGDWIGLGLSHPCTSFDKWQLIPVAEADGTVVDYIRTFF; encoded by the coding sequence ATGGGCACCGAGGCGCTCGTCCACCTGGCCGATGAACGCGTCGACCACCGCTTCAAGGGCCTCCCGCCGGATGCCGAGGGCCTGACCGTCGGCGAGCTGGCCGCCCAGCGCCGCAATCTGTTCACCGGCGGATTCACGACACCCGTGCTGGCCCTCTCCGCCGAGCGCCTTGAGCACAACCTGACGCTCATGGAGACGTACGCGGCCCGCCATGGCCTCGCCTTCGCCCCGCACGGCAAGACGTCGATGGCACCGCAGCTCTTCCACCGCCAGATCGAGCACGGCGCGTGGGGCATCACGCTCGCGATGCCCCACCAGGTGCGCGTGGCACGGGAGTTCGGGATCCAGCGGGTGTTCCTCGCCAACGAACTGCTCGACCCGGCGGCCCTGCGCTGGGTCGCCGACCAGCTGGCGGCGGACGCGGACTTCCGGTTCATCTGTTACGTCGATTCCGTACGCGGCGTAGAACTCATGGACGCGGCGCTGACCGGAACCGCCCGTCCGGTGGACGTGGTCGTGGAGCTGGCCGCCGGCGAGGGGGCCCGCACCGGTGTGCGGACGGAGGCGGAGTGCGCGGCGGTCGCGGACGCGGTGGCCGCCACCACGACGCTGCGGCTGGTCGGGGTCGCCGGATACGAGGGCGAGGTGCCGCAGCCGGACCCCGACCGGGTGCGTGCGTGGCTGCGCCGGCTGGTCGCGCTGGCCGTCGACCTCGACATGGCCGGGCGCTTCGCCGGATGCGACGAGATCGTGGTGAGCGCGGGCGGCAGCGCCTGGTTCGACGCGGTCGCGGACGTCTTCACGGAGATCCCCGAACTCTCCGCGACCGTCCTGAAGTTGCTGCGCTCGGGCGCGTACGTCTCGCACGACGACGGCCACTACCGCAGGATCACCCCGTTCACCCGGATCCCGGAGGAGGGCGTGCTGGAGCCGGCGTTCCGGCTGTGGGCGCAGGTGGTGTCCCGGCCCTCCCCCGAGCAGGCCTTCGTCAACGCGGGCAAGCGGGACGCTGCCTACGACCTGGACCTGCCCTTCGCCCAGGTGGTGCGCCGGGACGGCGAGGAGCGGCCGGCCACCGGCGTCTCGGTGACCGCCCTGTCCGACCAGCACGCCTGGTTGCGCACCACGCCCGAGGCGGACGTGGAGGTCGGCGACTGGATCGGCCTCGGCCTGTCGCACCCGTGCACGTCGTTCGACAAGTGGCAGCTGATCCCGGTGGCGGAGGCGGACGGCACGGTCGTCGACTACATCCGCACGTTCTTCTAG
- a CDS encoding RidA family protein, with protein sequence MTDKIALTPKTHTTPPAKFSHGVKKGNILQVAGQVGFLPTEEGKPPTPAGPTLREQTLQTLANVKAILDEGGATWDDVMMIRVYLTDVDHFAEMNEIYNAYFEEQGLTQPPAARTTVYVGLPAGLLIEIDALAVLG encoded by the coding sequence ATGACGGACAAGATCGCCCTCACCCCGAAGACCCACACCACCCCGCCCGCGAAGTTCTCGCACGGCGTGAAGAAGGGGAACATCCTCCAGGTCGCCGGCCAGGTCGGTTTCCTGCCCACCGAGGAGGGCAAGCCGCCCACGCCCGCGGGGCCCACCCTGCGCGAGCAGACCCTCCAGACCCTCGCCAACGTCAAGGCGATCCTTGATGAGGGCGGCGCGACCTGGGACGACGTGATGATGATCCGCGTCTATCTGACGGACGTCGACCACTTCGCGGAGATGAACGAGATCTACAACGCCTACTTCGAGGAGCAGGGCCTCACCCAGCCGCCCGCCGCCCGGACGACCGTCTACGTGGGCCTCCCGGCCGGCCTGCTGATCGAGATCGACGCGCTGGCCGTCCTCGGCTGA
- a CDS encoding GntP family permease: MPFSSLAASPTPPPPPHTGGLLALVHGTAGLLTVAALGIVLLLVLIIKVRLQPFVALLAVSIAVGLGAGLSVTELFGTVQRSDAVSLIESGMGGTLGHVAIIIGLGTMLGAVLEVSGGAEVLASRLLGLFGERRAPLAMGLTGLIFGIPVFFDVGIFVLAPIVYAAAKRGGKSILLYCLPLLAGLSMTHAFLPPHPGPVAAAGLLKVDLGMVILMGVLCGIPAVLAAWAWSAWIGRRIFVPVPQDMVEAAEEAKAALEREQRAAGVTPPEKPVPLSIVFTIIGTPLVLILLATFSSIAFDPSTPRSVIEFFGHPFVALTIALLLAYYLLGIRRGWSRKSLETVSTASLKPVGNILLVVGAGGVFGAVLKGSGVAQALSDTFHDVGLPVIVLAYLISLVLRVAQGSATVAIVTTAGIVAPLLTEDHHSQAFTALVIMAISAGSIFASHVNDGGFWMVAKYFGISERDTLRTWTVLESVLSVAGFAVAAVVSLFV, encoded by the coding sequence ATGCCCTTCTCCTCGCTCGCGGCGTCCCCCACGCCACCACCCCCACCCCACACCGGCGGCCTGCTCGCCCTCGTCCACGGCACCGCCGGCCTGCTCACCGTCGCCGCGCTCGGTATCGTGCTGCTGCTCGTCCTGATCATCAAGGTGAGACTCCAGCCCTTCGTGGCGCTGCTCGCGGTCTCCATAGCCGTCGGCCTCGGCGCGGGCCTGTCGGTCACCGAACTCTTCGGCACGGTCCAGCGCTCCGACGCCGTCTCCCTCATCGAGTCCGGCATGGGCGGCACCCTCGGCCATGTCGCCATCATCATCGGACTCGGCACGATGCTCGGTGCGGTCCTCGAGGTCTCCGGCGGCGCCGAAGTGCTGGCGTCCAGACTGCTGGGCCTGTTCGGCGAGCGGCGCGCACCCCTCGCCATGGGCCTGACCGGCCTGATCTTCGGCATCCCGGTCTTCTTCGACGTCGGCATCTTCGTCCTCGCGCCGATCGTGTACGCGGCGGCGAAGCGGGGCGGCAAGTCGATCCTGCTCTACTGCCTGCCGCTGCTCGCGGGCCTGTCCATGACCCACGCGTTCCTGCCGCCGCACCCGGGCCCGGTCGCCGCCGCCGGTCTGCTCAAGGTCGACCTCGGCATGGTCATCCTGATGGGTGTCCTCTGCGGCATCCCGGCCGTGCTGGCCGCGTGGGCGTGGTCCGCGTGGATCGGCCGGCGGATCTTCGTCCCGGTGCCGCAGGACATGGTCGAGGCGGCCGAGGAGGCGAAGGCGGCGCTCGAGCGGGAGCAGCGGGCGGCCGGTGTGACACCGCCGGAGAAGCCCGTACCGCTCTCGATCGTCTTCACGATCATCGGTACACCCCTGGTCCTGATCCTCCTGGCCACCTTCTCCTCGATCGCCTTCGACCCTTCGACACCCCGCTCGGTCATCGAGTTCTTCGGCCACCCCTTCGTGGCGCTGACGATCGCGCTGCTGCTGGCGTACTACCTGCTGGGCATCCGTCGCGGCTGGTCCCGCAAGTCGCTGGAGACGGTGTCCACCGCCTCGCTCAAGCCGGTCGGCAACATCCTGCTGGTGGTCGGCGCGGGCGGGGTCTTCGGCGCGGTCCTCAAGGGCAGCGGGGTCGCGCAGGCGCTCTCCGACACCTTCCACGACGTGGGTCTGCCGGTGATCGTGCTGGCGTACCTGATCTCCCTGGTCCTGCGTGTGGCCCAGGGCTCGGCGACGGTCGCGATCGTCACGACGGCGGGCATCGTCGCGCCGCTGCTGACGGAGGACCACCACTCGCAGGCGTTCACGGCCTTGGTCATCATGGCCATCTCGGCCGGCTCGATCTTCGCCTCGCACGTCAACGACGGCGGCTTCTGGATGGTCGCCAAGTACTTCGGGATCAGCGAACGGGACACGCTGCGGACGTGGACCGTGCTGGAGAGCGTGCTGTCGGTGGCCGGGTTCGCGGTGGCGGCGGTGGTGAGCCTCTTCGTCTAG